One window of Bacillus alkalicellulosilyticus genomic DNA carries:
- a CDS encoding PepSY domain-containing protein — MSVKTIVLTGVLVLGGIGMGVSALQKDEVQINEQMTESINEKEVVAAVIPEKLDQIAELDEDWYEDDDDTDSNSNSYGNIKITMEEAVTIALTKVEGKVKEVELDKDDGHYKYEIEIKTKDGREAEFEISAETGQILEFEWDD; from the coding sequence GTGAGTGTAAAAACAATCGTGTTAACAGGAGTGTTAGTATTAGGTGGTATCGGTATGGGAGTTAGTGCATTACAGAAAGATGAAGTTCAGATAAACGAACAAATGACAGAAAGCATAAATGAGAAAGAAGTAGTTGCTGCCGTGATTCCTGAAAAATTGGACCAAATTGCTGAGCTAGATGAAGATTGGTATGAGGATGACGATGATACGGATAGTAACTCAAATTCTTATGGGAATATTAAAATTACTATGGAAGAAGCTGTTACGATAGCTTTAACAAAAGTAGAGGGGAAAGTAAAAGAAGTAGAGCTTGATAAAGATGACGGACATTACAAATATGAAATAGAAATAAAAACAAAAGATGGGAGAGAAGCAGAATTTGAAATTTCAGCAGAAACAGGTCAAATTTTAGAATTTGAATGGGATGATTAA
- a CDS encoding HD-GYP domain-containing protein, with protein MEQIDISFDLVGSMLKEDIYSNEGILLLKQGITLKEIHIVTLQKYRFGKSVAVEKARPSAKAISIENQKNYLSTLEQIKEAFHLILKVEMTNVQSILLEYHKLVTSALADVSLLRLLNTEFKPDDHLYQHSMNVGIIAALIGRCLALPKSDWYLLSTMGLFHDIGMLHVDPLMTKKDGPLSSSEYDDVKEHTLFGYGLLRILEPLDPLVHQAARSHHERIDGSGYPSHLKESEIPFFIQIVSVADCFSAMSMKPYGEKKTSFASVFELVNESLGNRLNPSIVVPFIRYIMRQHLYESVTLNNGEVAEIIFIHDDEPHKPLVRMNEKYIDLRRDSSLTIATLI; from the coding sequence ATGGAGCAAATTGATATTTCCTTTGATTTGGTTGGTAGCATGTTAAAAGAGGATATCTATTCTAATGAAGGAATTCTACTTCTTAAACAAGGAATTACATTAAAAGAGATTCATATTGTAACGCTACAAAAGTACCGTTTTGGTAAAAGTGTGGCTGTTGAAAAAGCAAGACCCTCTGCTAAAGCTATTTCTATTGAAAATCAAAAAAACTACCTTTCTACCCTAGAACAGATTAAAGAAGCTTTTCATTTAATCCTCAAAGTAGAAATGACTAATGTGCAATCAATTCTATTAGAATATCACAAGCTCGTAACTTCAGCCTTAGCGGATGTGTCTTTGTTACGACTTCTAAACACCGAATTTAAACCAGATGATCACCTATATCAACATAGTATGAATGTTGGAATTATTGCAGCTTTAATAGGAAGGTGCTTAGCTTTGCCGAAGAGTGATTGGTATTTGTTATCAACGATGGGATTATTTCATGACATTGGAATGCTTCATGTTGACCCATTAATGACTAAAAAGGACGGTCCTCTATCAAGTAGCGAATATGATGATGTAAAAGAACATACGCTGTTCGGATACGGTTTACTTCGAATTCTTGAGCCCCTAGACCCTCTTGTCCACCAAGCTGCCCGTTCGCACCATGAAAGGATTGATGGTAGTGGCTATCCATCACATTTAAAGGAAAGTGAAATTCCTTTTTTTATCCAAATTGTTTCTGTAGCTGATTGCTTTAGTGCCATGAGTATGAAACCTTATGGTGAAAAGAAAACTTCATTTGCTTCCGTATTTGAATTGGTCAACGAGTCGTTAGGTAATAGATTAAACCCTTCCATTGTTGTTCCTTTTATACGATATATTATGAGGCAGCACCTCTATGAATCTGTCACATTAAACAATGGTGAAGTAGCTGAAATTATCTTTATTCACGATGATGAACCTCACAAACCATTGGTGCGCATGAACGAAAAGTATATTGATTTACGAAGAGATTCATCTCTTACTATCGCAACACTTATATAA
- a CDS encoding PepSY domain-containing protein encodes MFRRRRKTLIVAFIVIGLILSIQHFVVSQEQEMVSEREVTDLVSRLYEGEIESINLVSNGSDDKYVVSFIQENKRFEVTLDSYSGNVIHLSQGEEIVINETQLSEDDAKQLALQEVPGVIKSVTEKAREDEMFYEVVVEATDGNYLVTINQETKVGSSSKIEQEETINSGIISEEAAVEIALSIVAGKVDDIELEMENGLLVYEIEIETEQDEDVDIIINAYTGEVLSVTW; translated from the coding sequence ATGTTTCGAAGAAGAAGGAAGACCCTCATTGTTGCTTTCATTGTCATTGGATTGATTCTTAGCATTCAACATTTTGTGGTCAGTCAAGAACAAGAAATGGTAAGCGAGAGAGAAGTAACAGACCTAGTATCACGTCTATACGAGGGTGAAATAGAAAGTATTAATCTTGTTTCGAACGGTTCAGATGATAAATATGTTGTCTCTTTTATACAAGAAAATAAAAGGTTTGAAGTTACGCTCGATAGCTACTCAGGCAATGTTATTCATTTAAGTCAAGGTGAAGAAATAGTAATCAACGAAACTCAGTTGTCGGAAGACGATGCAAAGCAATTAGCGTTACAAGAGGTTCCAGGAGTAATCAAAAGTGTAACTGAAAAGGCTAGAGAAGATGAGATGTTTTATGAAGTAGTCGTTGAAGCGACCGACGGAAATTACCTTGTTACCATTAACCAGGAAACAAAAGTTGGTAGTTCTTCAAAGATAGAGCAGGAAGAAACGATAAACAGCGGTATTATTAGTGAAGAAGCAGCAGTAGAGATTGCACTTTCAATAGTCGCTGGGAAAGTTGATGATATCGAACTCGAAATGGAGAACGGACTTTTAGTGTATGAAATAGAGATTGAAACTGAACAAGATGAAGATGTTGATATTATCATAAATGCCTATACTGGAGAGGTTCTCTCTGTAACCTGGTAG
- a CDS encoding MEDS domain-containing protein produces MKSKTISLTKNIQINDGSHILYFYQDEEKYIDNVVSFIMLANTMNQRVVYIDNLTHYQSVLNKLKDLLHEEQINSIVQYVNNYDFYEMYGHFHFERILHNFKKTLQPYVDENLSVRIWGFVDWVEKPCSEELNNYEQHADISVNEIGYMTVCCYDGNKVSSVTQTEMLRSHEYFMTDKELVKSPLYNQLEETVFPSLTTQREIESEIDFYRQKLDFIHVVAHEVRNPLTVIKSFATILKSETNDPSMRERLGLIEDYSVAIDHEIHHIIETEQMLTSDTFWKHKLLKIITPIKEVLEIMEVKARTQNIYIEKTIHIPDSLLVKGNLMGYKLIISNLLSNAIKFSYEGGIVSFRCYTSDEFLIIEVIDHGIGIAPTQIDKLFQKYQKNDAAVPGQGIGLFMVNKLVSHFNGTISVESQPGKGTFIQVVFPI; encoded by the coding sequence TTGAAATCAAAGACAATCTCCTTGACTAAAAATATACAAATTAATGATGGGTCCCACATTTTATATTTTTATCAAGACGAAGAAAAATACATAGACAATGTTGTTTCTTTCATAATGTTAGCCAATACAATGAATCAACGTGTTGTCTATATTGATAACCTTACACACTATCAATCTGTACTGAATAAATTAAAAGATTTATTACATGAGGAACAAATTAATAGTATTGTACAGTATGTAAACAACTATGATTTTTATGAAATGTACGGTCATTTTCACTTCGAACGTATATTACATAATTTTAAAAAGACCTTACAACCATACGTTGACGAAAACCTTTCTGTTCGTATATGGGGGTTTGTTGATTGGGTCGAGAAACCATGTTCCGAAGAACTTAATAATTATGAACAACACGCTGATATTTCCGTTAATGAAATTGGCTATATGACTGTTTGTTGTTATGATGGAAATAAAGTGTCCTCTGTCACTCAAACAGAAATGCTTCGAAGCCATGAATACTTTATGACCGATAAAGAACTAGTGAAATCTCCCCTTTATAATCAGTTAGAAGAAACTGTATTTCCTTCATTAACCACACAGAGAGAAATTGAGTCTGAAATCGATTTCTATCGCCAAAAGCTTGATTTTATTCATGTAGTTGCTCATGAAGTCCGAAATCCTCTTACTGTTATTAAATCATTTGCTACGATTCTAAAATCCGAAACAAACGACCCAAGTATGAGAGAACGTCTTGGATTAATAGAGGACTATTCCGTTGCCATTGACCATGAAATTCATCATATTATTGAAACAGAACAAATGTTAACAAGCGATACGTTTTGGAAGCACAAGCTATTAAAGATAATAACTCCGATTAAAGAAGTACTTGAAATCATGGAGGTCAAGGCTCGCACTCAAAATATATACATTGAGAAAACAATCCACATTCCTGATTCCCTTTTAGTAAAAGGAAACCTTATGGGTTATAAACTAATCATTTCAAACTTACTTAGCAATGCCATCAAATTTAGCTATGAAGGCGGAATCGTTTCATTCCGCTGCTATACTAGTGACGAATTTCTTATCATTGAAGTGATCGACCACGGAATTGGAATTGCCCCTACTCAAATAGATAAATTGTTTCAGAAATATCAAAAAAACGATGCTGCTGTTCCAGGCCAAGGGATTGGACTTTTCATGGTAAATAAACTAGTCTCCCATTTTAATGGAACGATATCTGTTGAATCTCAGCCTGGAAAAGGGACATTTATTCAAGTAGTATTTCCTATCTAG
- a CDS encoding sensor histidine kinase: protein MNIRTKIQIVSTVTLLLLVGVINTTIYLVFNHLITEEELSKLQSRTENIVEVLQSSTEIEHTNLLRAYLPGNGMIRVINEDQRSITTITKEPDLRNAFEPTYIQKQLAEVYHIQSSVYAVVYFPIIWVDGRVVTLEVTEEVTTTYRMLDLLKYVLLLASFVVVVPAFLAGRVVSTIVLQPINRLITTMEEVRQQGVFKRLPFKRKSEDELFKLGNTFNEMISILEQNYEKQQQFVSDASHELKTPLTVIESYASLLKRWGASKPEVLEESIEAIHSEAVRMKEMAIQMLALANNQNQWDIKIEKVDVVKMCEEISKTIHHAYEREIIVNSTKTAIVEGDIVKLKQLFFILLDNAMKFSNGSIEIDISSEKNLVTISVKDEGVGIPEAEVGHIFDRFYRVDKARSRDNGGTGLGLAIAKKITEAHQGTINVESKEGEGTVFYITLPVLQQF from the coding sequence ATGAATATAAGAACGAAAATCCAAATTGTATCTACGGTCACTTTACTTCTTTTGGTTGGAGTAATTAATACTACTATTTATTTGGTTTTCAATCATCTTATAACAGAAGAAGAGTTGTCCAAACTTCAATCGAGAACAGAAAATATTGTAGAGGTATTACAATCTTCAACTGAAATAGAGCATACAAACTTATTACGAGCCTATCTCCCTGGTAACGGAATGATACGAGTGATAAATGAAGACCAAAGATCGATTACAACCATAACAAAGGAACCAGACCTTAGAAATGCGTTTGAACCGACGTACATCCAAAAACAACTAGCAGAGGTATATCATATTCAAAGCAGTGTGTATGCGGTAGTATATTTTCCTATCATTTGGGTGGATGGTAGGGTCGTTACATTAGAAGTGACAGAAGAAGTAACGACGACTTATCGCATGCTAGATTTGTTAAAATATGTATTGCTTTTGGCTTCATTTGTCGTTGTGGTTCCAGCTTTTTTAGCGGGACGTGTTGTTAGTACAATTGTTCTACAACCAATAAATCGTTTAATAACGACAATGGAAGAAGTTCGGCAACAAGGAGTGTTTAAACGGTTACCATTTAAGAGAAAATCAGAGGATGAATTATTTAAACTAGGAAATACGTTTAATGAAATGATTAGTATTCTTGAACAAAACTATGAGAAACAGCAACAATTTGTGTCCGACGCGTCTCATGAGTTGAAGACTCCTTTAACCGTTATAGAAAGCTATGCTAGTTTACTTAAAAGATGGGGGGCGAGTAAGCCGGAAGTTCTAGAAGAATCAATTGAAGCCATTCATTCAGAAGCTGTTCGCATGAAGGAAATGGCTATTCAAATGCTTGCCCTTGCCAACAACCAAAATCAATGGGATATAAAAATAGAGAAAGTTGACGTAGTAAAGATGTGTGAGGAAATTAGCAAAACGATACACCATGCCTATGAACGAGAAATTATAGTGAATAGCACCAAAACGGCCATTGTGGAAGGTGATATTGTAAAGCTTAAGCAGTTGTTTTTTATTTTACTCGATAATGCAATGAAGTTTAGTAATGGGTCAATTGAAATTGACATAAGCTCTGAAAAAAATCTCGTTACTATATCAGTGAAAGATGAAGGGGTAGGGATTCCTGAAGCAGAGGTTGGACATATCTTTGACCGATTTTACCGAGTTGATAAAGCAAGGAGCCGAGACAATGGAGGAACGGGGCTTGGTTTAGCTATTGCGAAAAAAATTACCGAAGCCCATCAAGGGACCATTAACGTAGAGAGTAAAGAAGGAGAAGGAACCGTTTTTTATATTACTCTTCCTGTTCTCCAACAATTCTAA
- a CDS encoding alanine/glycine:cation symporter family protein produces the protein MLDFANMLNGILWHDFVIYACLGVGLLFSILTRFVQVRHFKDMIKLLFTGKKSDAGVSSFQALSVALSGRVGTGNIAGVATAIALGGPGAVLWMWIIAFIGSASAFVESALGQVYKEKQDGQYRGGPAYYIEKGIGWKWFAAIFAVATVLALSLLMPGIQSNAIASSMDNAFSIPTWVTGLAIIIIVGVIIFGGIKRIANVAQVVVPFMAIAYIIFAFIIILVNITEIPAIIALIFSSAFGTHAALGGIIGMAIKWGVMRGVFSNEAGQGTGPHAAAAAEVSHPAKQGLVQSFSVYIDTLVVCSATAFMILLTGMYHVVDPKGDGTTFIGNFTAELERGPAFTQGAIDTVFPGFGSGFVAIALFFFAFTTIMAYYYMAETNVAYLLRKGNVNKIAMFLLKVVLLAAVFFGAIREADLAWALGEVGLGLMVWLNLIAILILAKPALRVLKDYEQQMKQGVDPVFDPKKCDIENADFWENEYKKDDQSA, from the coding sequence ATGTTAGATTTCGCAAATATGCTCAATGGGATATTGTGGCATGACTTTGTTATTTACGCTTGTCTTGGTGTTGGACTTTTATTTTCAATTTTAACTAGGTTTGTGCAAGTTCGTCATTTTAAAGACATGATTAAGTTGTTATTCACTGGTAAGAAATCTGATGCAGGTGTATCTTCTTTTCAAGCGTTATCAGTTGCTTTATCTGGTCGTGTTGGTACTGGTAACATTGCCGGAGTTGCAACAGCGATTGCCCTTGGGGGACCAGGTGCTGTTCTTTGGATGTGGATTATTGCCTTTATCGGTTCAGCAAGTGCATTTGTTGAGTCAGCACTAGGGCAAGTGTATAAAGAAAAACAAGATGGTCAATATCGCGGGGGACCTGCATATTACATCGAAAAAGGAATTGGTTGGAAGTGGTTTGCAGCAATCTTTGCTGTAGCTACAGTATTGGCACTAAGCTTATTAATGCCAGGTATCCAATCTAACGCGATTGCTTCTTCAATGGACAATGCGTTTAGCATTCCAACATGGGTTACTGGATTAGCTATTATTATAATTGTCGGTGTTATTATCTTTGGTGGTATTAAACGTATTGCAAACGTAGCGCAAGTTGTTGTACCATTCATGGCGATTGCCTACATTATCTTTGCATTCATTATCATCTTAGTTAATATCACTGAAATACCAGCTATTATTGCTTTAATTTTCTCTAGTGCATTTGGTACACATGCTGCACTTGGTGGTATTATTGGTATGGCGATTAAATGGGGAGTTATGCGTGGAGTATTCTCTAATGAAGCCGGTCAAGGAACAGGACCTCACGCAGCAGCAGCTGCTGAAGTATCTCACCCAGCGAAACAAGGTTTGGTTCAGTCATTCTCTGTATACATTGATACTCTAGTTGTTTGTTCAGCTACAGCATTTATGATTTTATTAACAGGAATGTATCATGTTGTTGACCCTAAGGGGGATGGAACAACATTTATCGGTAACTTTACAGCAGAACTTGAAAGAGGACCTGCTTTTACTCAAGGTGCGATTGATACAGTGTTCCCTGGATTCGGTTCTGGATTTGTAGCGATAGCATTATTCTTCTTTGCTTTCACTACAATTATGGCGTACTACTACATGGCTGAAACAAACGTTGCTTATTTACTAAGAAAAGGTAACGTGAACAAGATTGCTATGTTCTTGTTAAAAGTAGTATTGTTAGCGGCTGTATTCTTTGGTGCAATCCGTGAGGCTGACCTTGCGTGGGCACTTGGTGAAGTTGGATTAGGACTCATGGTTTGGTTAAACTTAATTGCGATTCTAATTTTAGCTAAACCTGCACTTCGTGTATTAAAAGATTACGAGCAGCAAATGAAGCAAGGTGTTGATCCTGTATTCGACCCTAAGAAGTGTGACATTGAAAATGCGGACTTCTGGGAAAATGAGTACAAGAAAGACGATCAGTCTGCATAA
- a CDS encoding response regulator transcription factor: MAGEKILVIEDETKIARVLKLELEHEGYSVSTATTGTQGLATFQEQKWDLVLLDVMLPELNGLEVLRRIRTTGDATPVILLTARDSIPDKVSGLDQGANDYITKPFQIEELLARIRVCLRVQTRTDDTLQKQELRIADLSVDEIAHTVTRRGKEIELTPKEFNLLVFLLKHQNQVLQREQIVEHVWGYDFLGDTNVVDVYIRYLRKKVDQPFDVPLIHTVRGVGYVIKE; the protein is encoded by the coding sequence ATGGCGGGAGAAAAAATCTTGGTAATAGAAGATGAAACAAAAATTGCTAGAGTCCTTAAGTTAGAGTTGGAACATGAGGGATATAGCGTGAGTACTGCGACAACGGGTACACAAGGATTGGCCACTTTCCAAGAACAAAAATGGGATTTAGTGTTATTAGATGTAATGCTACCAGAATTAAATGGTTTAGAAGTTCTTCGGCGAATTCGAACAACAGGAGATGCAACACCAGTGATTTTGTTAACCGCACGGGATTCAATACCAGATAAGGTAAGTGGACTTGACCAAGGTGCCAATGATTACATTACTAAACCATTTCAAATTGAAGAGCTATTAGCGAGAATTCGAGTATGTTTGAGAGTACAAACAAGAACAGATGATACGCTTCAAAAGCAGGAATTGAGGATTGCTGATTTATCTGTAGACGAAATAGCTCATACTGTCACAAGAAGAGGGAAGGAAATTGAACTGACACCGAAGGAATTTAATCTTCTCGTTTTCTTGCTAAAGCATCAAAATCAAGTCCTTCAACGTGAGCAAATTGTAGAACATGTATGGGGATATGATTTTCTGGGGGATACAAATGTAGTTGATGTGTATATACGGTATTTACGAAAAAAAGTAGACCAACCATTTGATGTGCCACTGATTCACACAGTTCGCGGAGTTGGGTATGTCATTAAGGAGTAA
- a CDS encoding 2-oxoacid:acceptor oxidoreductase family protein gives MTKLPKVNELGFFEIRLESIGGLGANLAGKMLSEDGVVGNGLNGVGFSSYGSEKKGSPVKAHIRFCDPETNIRDTTPIERPHVVGIFHDALFKTQDCTSGIFPDSVILVNSKKSPEQLKAMMDIQGGTIAVIDATEIALEEQTKVNTAMMGALYRILDFLDADSMRNTIRRTFEHKYPHLVEPNIRTFDRGFKEVQFKTFELEDGVEPKAFTRHEPNLGFETQPIGGTVINPGNSILKDLSISRAGMLPHFHDDKCINCAACDTVCPDFCFVWEEKADKKGRPQMFLQGIDYQYCKGCLKCVQACPVEALTDEREHDDGYAETNRVPHLFDLAIKN, from the coding sequence TTGACAAAATTACCAAAAGTAAATGAACTTGGCTTCTTTGAAATTCGTCTAGAATCTATCGGTGGATTAGGAGCCAACTTGGCAGGAAAGATGCTTTCTGAGGATGGCGTTGTCGGAAACGGACTCAATGGAGTTGGTTTTTCATCATACGGATCTGAGAAAAAAGGCTCCCCTGTAAAAGCACATATTCGTTTTTGTGACCCGGAGACAAACATTCGAGACACAACACCTATTGAACGTCCCCACGTTGTTGGCATTTTTCATGATGCTCTTTTCAAAACACAAGACTGTACAAGTGGAATTTTTCCAGACAGTGTCATTCTAGTAAACTCTAAAAAATCACCTGAACAACTTAAAGCAATGATGGACATCCAAGGCGGAACAATTGCTGTTATTGATGCAACAGAAATTGCATTAGAAGAACAAACGAAAGTAAATACAGCTATGATGGGTGCTCTTTATCGTATTCTTGATTTCTTAGACGCTGATTCAATGAGAAATACGATTCGTCGTACCTTCGAGCACAAATATCCACATCTAGTAGAACCAAATATCCGTACGTTTGACCGCGGATTTAAAGAGGTTCAATTTAAAACATTTGAACTTGAAGATGGAGTTGAACCGAAAGCGTTTACAAGACATGAACCAAACCTTGGCTTTGAAACACAACCCATCGGAGGAACGGTAATTAACCCTGGAAATAGTATTTTAAAAGATTTAAGTATCTCACGTGCTGGTATGCTGCCTCATTTTCATGATGATAAATGCATTAACTGTGCAGCCTGTGATACAGTCTGTCCTGACTTCTGCTTTGTATGGGAAGAAAAAGCAGATAAAAAAGGAAGACCGCAAATGTTTTTACAGGGAATTGATTATCAATATTGCAAAGGCTGTTTGAAGTGTGTTCAAGCCTGTCCGGTTGAAGCTTTAACCGATGAGCGTGAGCATGATGATGGCTATGCAGAAACGAACCGTGTACCCCATCTATTTGACTTGGCCATTAAAAACTAA